The DNA window GGTCCGGGAGATGATCGAGGAGCTGCAGCGCATCGCCGGGGTGCCCAGTCAGCTCGGCGCCGGGGACTCGTACGGGCACAGCATGGTCCCGGTCGGCGCGACGACGACCCTGGGGAATCTCGGGTCCGGGGACCGTGAGGAGGTCCCCGTCAAGCGAAGCAAGCGCGTCGCGGCGATGTTGATGAGCGGCGGGCTGGCTCTGCTCACGGCGGGCGTGATCCTGACGGTGCTCTGGCAAGGAGAGCGCGAGAGCGCGTCGTCCTCGTCGACGCCGGCAGACATGCAGGTCCCCTTCACCGTGCTCGCGGTGGCGTCGGCGGTGATGACGTCGTCGGACGACGAGCGAGGTCCGGGGGGCGACGCGTCGGCCGCACCACCCGAGGTGGAAGGCTCGCCCCCTGTCGCGCTGCCGCAGCAGGCCTCGGCGGCTGGAGGTGTGGTCGCCGTCTCGGCCTCGTCAGCGCAGCTCTCCTCGCCAGCGCTCGCGTCCTCGGCGACACCGGCGGCGCCAAGAGGCCTTGCGCCCAAGCCCGTCTCGTCCACGAGGCCGCGCAAGCCGCCCATGGATCCGAGCGAGATTCAGTGAGCCTGGAAGCGCGGAGGAGGACCGGGGGTCGATTGCGGTGGAGGAGCTGAGAACTATGGTTCCCTCGTTCCTACAAACGAAGGGGGAAAAGCATGGTTCGTTCCTTGACGGCGCGGACGACGCGCGTGGGTCTCGGGCTCTCGGCGGTGCTGCTGGTCGCGGTGGCTCCGGCCTGCGGTGACGAGGACGGGGGCAGCGGTGGCGCGGGAGCGACCGGGGGAACGCCGGCCCGAGCCGCCACCGCCGAGATCGCTCCGCTCGAAGACAGCGGGGTGCAGGGTACGGCGGAGTTCTCGGTCGCGGGCGAGGAGGTCACGCTCTCGATCACCATCGAGGGCGGGGGACCCGGAGAGCATGGGCTGCACATCCACCAGAACGGCGTGTGCGAGGGCGATGGGACCTCGGCGGGAGATCACTGGAACCCCGAGGGGCACATGCATGGGCACTGGAACGAGGGCGAGTTCCACCTCGGCGACATCGGCAACATCACCCTCGACGCCGCCGGGCGCGGGAGCCTGACGCTGACCACGACGCGGTGGAGCGTGGGCGATGGGGCGCCCACCGACGTGGTGGGACACGCCGTGATCCTGCATGCGGATCCCGACGACCTGGCGAGTCAGCCCTCGGGCAATGCCGGGGCGCGGATCGCGTGCGGCGTCATCGAGTGATCTCCGCCGTCGTGCGACCCGGCGCGACCCGCTGGTGAGGCCTCCGAGGACACTTGCCGTGTCACGGGAAGGCGAGGTCGATTTCTGGCCCACATGACGCACCTCTGAAGAGACCTGCGCGGGATTCATCATGGTAACCTCCCCTGGCCGCGCTGCAGTCGCGCGGGCCTTGGGAGGTGTGTGGTGAAGCGAAGGTCTTGGCTTCTCTGGGGATCCCTGGTCGGCATGCTCGGTCTGGGGAGCGTCGCGGCGCCTGGTTGCTCTGGCTCGGATCAGGGGAGCACGGGCCAGCCCTCGGGGGGCACGGGGGCAGGTTCGGGGGAAGGTGGCTCCGGCCAGGGTGGGGATCTGGGGATCGGCACGAACTCCTCGGGCAGCGGCTTCAATCCCGATGAAGCGTGCGCGGCTCAGTCGGCCGAAGCGACGCTGCAGAAGCGGCCGGTGGACGTGATCTTCATGATCGACAACTCCGGCAGCATGACGCAGGAGATCGTGTCGGTTCAGAACAACATCAACGACAACTTCGCCGGGATCCTCCAGACGGAAGGCGTCGACTTCCGGGTGATCATGGTCGCCCGGCACGGCAACGCGGCGTCCAACCAGTCGATCTGCGTGTCGATGCCGCTCAGCGGGACGAGCTGCAGCCCGATCCCGAACCAGCCGGTGAACAACCCGCCCATTTTCTACCATTACAGCCTCGCCATCGGCAGCCACAACTCGCTCTGCCGGGCCCTCGACAGCTTTGCGGGCGGCGTCGCCGATCAGTTCGGGTTCGCGCCCGGCGGCTGGTCCGAGTGGCTGCGCCCCGACTCGTTGAAGGTCTTCGTGGAGCTGACCGACGACGGCGTGACCTGCTCGACGACGAGGCTCTCGCCCAACGTGACCCTCAACGACGGCGACAACGAGGCGGGTGGCATCACCGCAGCGGCGCAGTTCGATGCCGCGTTGCTGGCGCTCTCGCCGGAGCACTTCGGAACCGCGGACAATCGAAACTACGTGTTCTACAGCATCGTGGGTGTGTCGGACAACAACCCCCCCACGGCGCCGTACGTCGCCGCCGACCCGATGGTGACGACGCGCTGCAACACGGCGGTGGCTCCGGGGACGGGCTATCAGGCGCTGAGCCGGACGACGGGTGGGCTCAGGTTCCCGCTGTGCCAGGTCGGATCGTACAACGCGGTCTTCCAGGCGATCGCAGAGGGCGTCATCGCCGGGGCGACGCTGGCGTGCGAGTTCCCCGTGCCTGACGCACCGCAGGGCGAGACGATCGATCTGAAGTCCGTTCAGGTGCAGTACACCCCGAGCGCGGGTGATCCGCAGATCTACGACCAGGTCGATGGCGCATCGGCATGCACCGCCGGTGCGTTCTACATCGAGGCGGACACGATCCGGCTCTGCCCGGATGCTTGCGCAGTCGTTCAGGCCGATGCGGCCGCGAAGATCGACGTGCTCTTCGCATGCGCAGCGAACATCGAGTGATCCGTATCGCCAGGTTCCCTGGCTGCGCTTGACTTGCGCGTGGGTGCGCGGAAGATGACCCCATGGTCCGGTTCCAGCGCCGCGCACCCCTCGTGTTCACCTCGTACGCGCCGCCACCTCCCGAGTCGTCGGAAGGGATGGTGCTCAACCAGGGGTTCCTGTTCACCCTGATGAGCACCGTCGCGGCCCCGGAGCTCAGCGAGGAGACGCTGGCGGCGCTCCGCGAGGTGGATCCGGAATCCTGGTACGACGGGCAGCACATGGAGACGATCCTGAGCGAGCTGGAGGATCGGGATCCAGAGCTGCCGAGGAGCATCGGCTACAGCATCTACTTCATGCTCCGGCCCGAGATGGAGAAGGGCGGCACCGTCACCGGGTGCGTGTCGCTCCTCGAGCAACTCCCCATGATCTGGCGCATGGTGCTCCGGGGCGATCGGGGGGAGTTCCGCACCGAGCTGCTGGGCCCTGGCTGGGCTCGTGTGGAGATGGAGCAGCCGTTCAACTGCCGCTTCGAGGAAGGGGCGCTGCACGGGCTGCTCGAGTCCTGGGACGCGCGTGACGTGGCGATCGTCCACAACCCCTGCATGCGCGATGGCGCCGCGTGCTGCGTGCTCGACGTGCGCTGGTCGGGGTGACGCGGCCGCGGGACGGGGAGGAGGAGCTAGTGAAAGACGGCGAGGTCGAAGGACCACTGACGAGCCGGCTGTCCGCCGAGGAGCTGAAGCTCGTCCGCAGCATCGGCGCGTGGATGCTCCGGTTGCTCCAGGGGCGCTACGACGAGGTGCCCGTCGTTTCCCCCAAGCGTGACGAGCTGGGCATCCTGGCGAACATGGTGGGCCGGGTGGCGACCTCGCTGCAGGTGGCGCGTGAGAAAGAGATCTCTCACCGCAGCGCCCTCGAAGAGAAGGTGCGGGAGCTGGAGGACGCGAGGGCGCAGCAGGAGGAGCTGATCGCGCTCATCCGTCAGCTCTCGTGTCCGGTGCTGGACGTGGAGGAGGGGATGCTGCTGGTGCCGCTCGTCGGCGAGGTGGATGCCGCCCGCGCGGAGCTGGTGACCACGGCGCTGCTGAGCCGCGCGTCGGCGACGGGCGCGGACACGGTGATCCTGGACGTGACCGGGGTGGCGCGGCTCGTGGGGCACGTGGCGACGCTGCTGGCGCAGGCGGCGCAGGCGGTGCGGTTGATCGGGGCGCAGACGATCGTGTGCGGTCTGTCGCCAGAGAGCGCGCGGGAAGCCGTCGCGGAGGGACTCGACTTCGCCGGTCTCACGCCGTGCAGCACGCTCGCCTCGGCGCTGGCCATCGCGCGCAGGCAACGTCAGTCACGGCGCGGTGGTGGCATGACGGCGCCCGCCTCGTCGCGCCGCTGAGCGCGCTCAGAGGCAGAGCAGCCAGCCGCGGAGGCCCTGGCAGGCGTCGAACCGATCGCGGTCGCGGGCTGCTCGACGGGCGAGCGGGTGGTTCCAGCGGGTGTAGCAGGTGAGGCGGGCAGCGAGCTGATCTCGGTCCCAGGGGGGGTGCGGCTCGACGTCGGCGAGGGCGCGCACGCAGAGGTCGTGCTCGCGCTGGGTGCCGGCAATGGCGATGCGGGTGGTCCTGCGGGCCTGGTCGAGGATGTGCACCGCGAAGGGCTCTTCGAGGGCGTCGAAGAGCAGCTTCGCCACCGGATCGGGGGGGCCGTCGGTCCGGCCGGGTGGGGCCGCGGTGGCCATCTCGCGGGCCAGCTCCAGCGAGCGGCCGATGACCTGAGGGGATGACCAGGGGTCTCGGCGCATCTCCGTGAAGACGCGCGCGAGGCTCGTCGCGGCCTGTGCGCGCGCGCCTTTGCGGAACTGGAGGCGCGCGCGGTGGGCCTCGGCCTCCAGGGGGTGGGTGCGTTCGAGCGCGGTGATGATGGAGAGGGCGCTGTCGTCTCCGGCGTTGGCCATGCCTTCGGCGACCAGGGCCAGCTCGTTGATGCCGCGGGGAGGTCGCTCCTGGAAGCGCCACTTCGCGAGCGCGCCGTCGATGTTGCCCGTCACCCAGTTGAGGGCAGCCTGGGCACGGATCTCCCGGTCGAGCGCCAGGTCCTCGGGGATGGTGAATTCGGAGCCGTCGCCAGCGATCTGGAAGAGGCGATCCTCGTCGACCAGGTCCCAGTCCACGACGCCGTTCTGGAGCGCAGGGCGGCGGGTCTCGTCCTTTCGCAGCGGGAGGAAGGCGTCTTCCACGGTGCTGGAGCTGCCGACGTGCCGGGCGAAGCCGAACTCGACGCGGTTGTGGTCGTCGGTGTTCAGGGGGTGGGTGAGTTCGGCGCCAAACGTGGAGGCGAAGGCAGGAGAGGCGAGGTGGTGGGCGAGGAACCCTTCGAGACCTTCGGTGCGCCACACGCGGGTGAGCGCGTCCCGGTAGGGGGGCGCTGCGAGCCGTGCGCGCAGTGCCGTCACGTCGTGGATGGGTTGCTCCATGGAGCCCACGAGGAGGAGGTCGTGCCAGCCGATGTACCAGGTCTCCACGTAAGGGAAGACCGAGCCCAGGGTCGCGTAGAGGGTGCGGAGGGTGTCGACGTCGATCTCGTACGCCTGGACCCACTGGAGGAACAGGCCGCCGGCGTTCATGCGGCCGCGAGCGGCCTCGTAGTACTCGCGGGTGAACAGGCTGGCGATGCCTGCGCGGTAGGGGTTCGAGGGTTCGGAGAAGATGACGTCGTAGCTGGCAGGGACGGTGAGCAGGATCTCGCGGGCGTCTCCGACGAGCAGGCGGAGGCGCGGGTTCTCGAGCGCGTCGTGGTTCACGAGGGCGCAGCGCTCGCCAATCTCCCGCATGGCCGGCTCGAGTTCGGCGACGTCGACGCGGGCGATGGACGGGACGGCGGCGAGCCACCCGGCGGAGCTGCCGGTGCCGAAGCCGATCACCATGGCGCTCTGCGGGTCGGGGTGGAGCGCTGCGCCGATGAGGCCACCCATGATCTGGGTGGAGGCGTCGCCGCGGGCGTTGCCGTCGACCTTGCCGTTCACGACCATGGCCAGGCCGTCGGTGGCGTCGAGGGCGACGCTGCTCTCGCGGCCCTCGGTCTCCCAGACGATGACCTGACGCGCGTTCTGAAGGAAGGAGCGCGCGAGCGCCGGGGCGTCGAGGTACATCCTGTCCACGCGGCCTGCGCCGATCGGGCTGTGTCGGAAGGCCGCCGTGGGGCCGGTCGCCGCCAGGCAGAGGAGCGCGAGGACCATGGCCGCCGGGGCGGTGATGCGGAGCCTGCGGAGGGGGCGCTCTTCCGTGAGGGGAGACGCTGGCGCGGCGGCACGCTGGGGGGCGCGCAAGGGGAGGAGCCAGGCCGCGAGGCCCATGAGGATCAGGGTGACCACCACGGCGCGCCACGAGCCGATGGCCGTCAGGCCAGGCAGCAGGATGAAGCCGCCGAGCAGCGAGCCCGCCATGGCGCCGAGGGTGTTGCACGCGGCGGCCGCGCCGACGTGCCGTCCGACGTGTTCGCGGCCTGCGCCCAGCAGCGCGATGAGGAGGGGGTACTGCACGCCGGCGACGAGGGCCGCGGGCAGGACGACGATCGCGGTGAGGGCGAACCAGCCGGGGAGGAACTGGAGGAGCGGCGCGCCGGCGTCGGGGCGGAGGGCGAGGGCGAGGAGCGCGAGGCGATCGCCGAGCGCGAAGGGGATGGCCAGGCAGAGGGCTTCGAGGGCGCAGGTGAGGGCGAGGCCTTCCGCGGTCGGTCCGCGGCGAGTGGCTGCGGCGGTGGGGAGGGCGTCGGGGCGGCGTGAGGGGCGAGGTCTGCGGCGCGGGGCGGCGCCGTAGAGCAGGCCACCCAGGCCGATGCCGAGCAGCGCGACGGCGAGGATGAGGCCGAAGGTGTAGACGGAGCCGCCGAGGAGCGGTCCGAGCATGCGGTACCAGACCAGCTCCATCCAGAAGAAGACGAAGCCGGAGATGGCGGCGAACGCGAGGACGAAGCGGGGCGGGAGGGGAAGCTCGGGAGACGCTTCAGGCAGGGCGTCGTGAGAGGGCTCCTGGGCGAGGGCGGGGGCGGCTTCGAGCGCGTGCGTGTCGGTCGAGGAGGGGGTCGGCTGGCGTGCGCTCGAGAGGAGCCAGCCGAGCAAGGCGACCACGACGTTGGCCACGCAGGCCGCCCAGAGGGTGTGGCGCGTGCCGAGCTGCTCGAGCAAGCCGAAGGTGGCGCCGACACAACCGAGCACGGCGCCCAGGGTGTTCGCTGCGTAGAGCACCCCGACGACGCGGCGCTGGGGGTCGTGCGGTGACGCGACGCTGCGGGCTGCGGCGGGCAGGGTGCCGCCCATGAGCACCGTCGGAGCGCCGAGCACGAGCGCTGCGAGCACCAGGCGGAGCAGGGTGCCGACGCCCATCCCGAGGTGGAACGTGCCCCCGACGCCACGGTAGGCGGCGCGCGCGAGGTCGAAGAGGGGCGGCGAGAGCGCGGCGAAGGCGGCGATGGCCAGCTCGAGCACGGCGTAGAGCCGCAGCGGACGCGGGTGGGCGTCGGCGCGGCGGCCGAGCAGCAAGCTGCCCGCGCCCGTGCCGCCGATGAAGATGGCGAGCACGGCGGCCGAGGCAGCCGTGGACGAGCCGAAGATCAGGCGAAATTCGCGCTGCCAGGCGATCTGGTAGACGAGGGCGGCGGCGCCCGATCCGAAGAGGAGGGCGGCCACCGCGAGCGGGGATGACACGCCCGGGCGCGGGCGCGAGCGCGAGATCACCCGCGGCGCCTTTGCGGTGTTCTGGATCCGGTGGCCATGAGCGCATAGGCGAGCGCGGCGCGCAGGGAGCCGAAGCTCTGCGCGTCCAGCTCGACGCCATGCTCGGTGAGCATGCGCGCCACCCCGGGGCCGAGACCGGAGATCAGGCAGGTGGCCCCGAGGAGCCTCGCCGCACGCACCAGCCGCCCGAGGTGGTTGGCGATGGAGGAGTCGACGGCGTCGGCGCCGGTGAGGTCGAGGATGGTGTAGCCGGCGCTTCGATCCACGATGGCCTGGAGCAGCGCTTCGGTCATCCGCCCCGCGCGCCCCTCGTCGACGGCGCCGAGGATGGGGACGACGAGCACGCCGTCCCAGAGATCGAGCACCGGCGTCGAGAGCTGGTCGATGGTCGCCGCTTGCTCGCGCTCACGCTGCCGCAGGTCTTGCTCGGCCTTGTGGCGCTCCGTGATGTCGAAGATCAGCGAGGTGACCCCGACGACCTCGCCGTCCGTGTCGGCGAGGACCGCGTTGTGCCACTCGCAGACGATGATCCGGCCGTCCTTCCGCACGTTCTCGTTCACCGTGCGCGCCGTCATCCGCTGGTCGAGGATGCTCTCCCAGTAGGCCTGGATGTGGGGCTTCAGGTCATCACCGACGATGAGCTCGGGGCCGAACTTTCCGAGCGCCTCGCTGCGGGAGTAGCCGAAGATCTCTTCCGTCGTGGCGTTCCACTCGGTGACGCGGAAGTTGCCGTCCCACTCGATGACCCCGACCGGGGCGTGATGATAGAGCAGCGCGAGCTTGCGCCGCGCGTGAGCGAGCTCTTCTTCCAGGCGCCGGATGACTTCGTCCCGTTGTTCACTCATAGGCAGCCCCTATCCTCGATACCGCGCGTCATACTGGAAGGCGCGCTTCGAAGCGGCTTCCTTTCCGTCTGGGTTTCGTACCACCACGTCCACCATCTGCCCGTCGGTGCCAGGAGGTGTGGTGGCGTCGATCGTCGTCGCGTTCACCAGCTTGGTGCGTCCGGCAGGTTTGCCGCCGATCAGCACCTGGGTTCCTGCGATGAAGCCCTTGCCGCTGATGCTCAGCTCCGTGCCCCCGCTCACGCTGCCCCGGTTCGGTGCGACCGACTCGATGACGGGAGGGGGAGCCGCCTCGTAGCGGAACGCGCTCTTCGCCACGGCGACGCCCGCCTCGGGCAAGGAGATCTCGACGTCCACGAAGCCTGCTTCTCGCGACGCCGGCGTGAGGATCTCGATCTGCGTACCCGACCGCACGACGATCCGGCTCGGCACACCTGCGCCGATCCGCACCGTCGCGCCAGGCGCGAAGTGCTCTCCCTCGACCACCACCCGCGTGCCCCCCACCAGCGAGCCCGTGCGCGGCGTGACCCCCGTGATGCGGGGCGCCGGCCTCTCGACGTAGACGAAGCCATCTTCCCGCCGCACGGAGACGCCGTTGCCATCGACGAGTTCGATGGCGACCACGCCGGGGGCGGTGCGCGCTGGCGTCTCGATGACCAGCTCGTTCCGGCTCAGCAGCCGCGGCGCGACCCGGATCTCTCCGATGCGGACCACCGTCGCCTCGTCGAAATTGTCTCCGAGCAGATGGATCTCTTGACCACCTGCCAGGTAGCCCCGGTCCGGGCGCACCTCGATCAGCTTCGGTGGGGCAGGGGGGAGCTCGTAGGTGAAGGCGCCTTGCGCCCGAGCGATCTGGCCGTCGAGGTTCTCGATCTCCACGTCCACCGGTCCGGGCTGCGCGGCCGGCGGCACGATGAGATCCACCGTGTGCGAGCCGCGCCAGGTGAGCGTCGCGACCTGACCGCCAATCCGGCCCACGCACCCCGACTCCAGGTCTTCCCCGGTGATGGTGATGCGCTTGCTGCCGCCGAGATACCCGCGATCCGGCGAAACGCCGAGGATGCGCGGGTTTCCGAGCCGGTAGCCGAACCCCTCGGGCGCGTCGGACGAGAGCCCGTCGGGGTTGGTGAGGCGCACCTCGCCCCGCATCGAGCCCTCGTCGTGGGCCGGCGTGACGAACCAGACGCGCGTCGCACTCTCGTACCGGACCGCCGGGGATCGCGTCCCGTGGAAGGAGATCACGCACCCCGGCTCGAAACCGGTGCCCTCGACGAGCACCTCGGTGCCGCCCCGCGGTGGTCCCTCTACAGGGAGGAGCCGTGCGATCGTCGGCCCCTGCTCGTACAGCACCGCGCCCGCCACGACCTGTCCATCGGGGTTCTCGACCTCGATCGCGCAGGGGCCTTGTGCCCTCGCAGGGCCATCGACCTCGAGCAAGCCCGAGTCGAGCCACCTCACCTCGCACGCGGTCCCACCGAAACGAACCGCCACCCCCTCGGCGAAATTCGCGCCGAGGATCCTCACCGTGCCTCCGTTCTGCGAAGAGAGCTTGTTCGGTCGCACCGACATGATGAGCGGTGCGGGCGTTCCGACATGCTCCGGAGGCGGTGGCACCTCGCTTCGGGGAGCCTCGGCGTCAGCCGCCTCCTCGTTGCTCTGGGCTTCTGCCGCGGGATCCGCCCCGCTTCCCGGTGCTTCGCGCTCGTCGTCCTCGCCGCCGTCCTCGGCCAGGCTCGCGTCGCCCTCCGGTGAGCGCGCGGCCTCCTCGGCGGCGGGCGCGGGCGCTGCGGGTGCGTCATCGACGTCGACGGCGTCGCTGGGAGCCTCGTCCGTGTTCTCTGGCGTACCGCTCTTCGTCTCCGTGGGCGCTGCTGCCTCGGAGGACTCCGTGGGCGCTGCTGCCTCGGAGGAGGCGGGTGATGCCGTCTCGGTCACCGCGGTCTGCTCGCGTGGGACGGGGGCCTGTTCGAGCGTGATGAAGCGTCCCTCCGGATCTCGGATCCAGAGACACCGCTCGCCGTCGATCTCCTCGTCCCGCTCCAGATCGATGCCGCGATGTTCGAGCCGGCGAGCCAGCGCGGCGAGATCGTCCACGAGCAACATCACTGCTGCATCCCGTGACCCCTGTCTCAGGACATCTGGGGTTCCTTCCAGGATCAGCCGTGGTCCGTCCTCCTTCCCGATGCGGCCTTCGAACCGCTGGGCGCTCGTTCGCGTGAAGCTCACACCGAGCAACCGCCCGTACCACCCGCTCAGAACTTCGGGGTCGTTCGCATAGAGGACGAAGCCACCCACGCCATGGATCCGCATGCCATCCCTTTCGTCTTGGTCCCTGGACCCTGGCATCCTATCAGAGCATCGATGACCGACGCCTCCCGGCTGCACGAGGCCCAACGCGGGCTCGGTGACATGAGCCCCGCCGACTTCCGTGACGCTGGCGCGCGCGTGGTCGATCAGGTCGCCAGCTACCTCGCGCGCCTCGAGACCTTGCCGATCCTGCCGCCCATCCAGCCCGGAGACATCCGGCGACAGTTTCCCTCGGGTCCCCCTCTCGCGCCCGAGCCCATCGAGCAGATCCTCGACGATTATTCCCGGCTCATCGAGCCGAACATCACCCACTGGCAGCACCCGGGTTTCATGGCCTACTTCGCCTCGGTGGCATCCGGCCCGGGCATCCTCGGAGAGTGGCTCGCTGCAGGGCTGAACTCCAACGTGATGTTCTGGCGCAACGCGCCTGCATCGACCGAGGTGGAGGAGGTGACCGTCGACTGGCTCCGGCAGCTCTTCGGCTTGCCTGCGGTCTTCGACGGGATGTTCACGGACACCGCCTCGGTCTCGTCCTTGCTCGCGGTCGTCGCCGCACGGCACGCGGTCCCGGGCCTCGACGCGCGCGACGAGGGGCTCGCGGGCCGGCCCGAGCTGGGCCGCTTGCGGATCTACTGCTCCACGGAGACCCACTCCTCCGTCGAGAAGGCCGCCATCGTCGCCGGTGTCGGCCGCGCTGGCGTGCGCCGCGTCCCGGTCGACGACGATTTCCGCATGCGTCCCGAGCTTCTCGCGGAGGCGATCCGCGAAGACCGCGCTGCGGGGTGGCTCCCGTTCTGTGTCGTCGCCACCATCGGGACCACCTCCTCCACGAGCATCGACCCGGTCCCCGCGATCGCCGCCATCTGCCGGGAAGAGCGCCTCTGGCTCCACGTCGACGCGGCCTACGGTGGCGCTGCGGCGGTGGTCCCCGAGATGCGGCCGCTGTTCGAGGGCTGGGAGCTCGCCGACTCGATCGTGGTGAACCCACACAAGTGGTTGTTCACACCGTTCGACGCCTCCTTGCTCCTGTTCCGCTCGCCAGAGGTGTTTCGCGACGCCTTCAGCCTCGTCCCCGAGTACCTCCGGGTGAAGCGGGAGGGGGAGGCGCACGACTACCACGAGTACGGCATCCAGCTCGGTCGGCGGTTCCGCGCGCTGAAGCTGTGGATGCTGATCCGCTACTTCGGCGCCGACGGCCTCGCCGCGCGTGTGCGCGAGCACTGTCGGATGGCGCAGGAGCTGTCGGGGTGGGTGGACGCCGAGCCCGGCTTCGAGCGGGTCGCGCCGACGCCGTTCTCGACCGTCTGCTTGCGCCATGTCCCGGCCGAGCTGGCAGGACGGGAAGAGGATGCCGACGCGCAGCAAAAAATCGACGCCCTGAACGAGGCCATCCTGGAGCGAGTGAACCGGAGCGGGCAGATCTTTCTGTCGCATACCCGCCTGCGCGGCCGGTACACGATCCGCGTCACCCTGGGGAACCCGAGGCAGACCATGGAGCACGTCCATCGCTGCTGGACCTTGCTGAAGGAAGCCGCCTCGAGCGCCTCGTCGGGCTAGCGCCGGGGGACCTGGACCTCCTGCCGTGAGGCTCGCCGTCCGGCCCGTCGGTGTGTCGCGTCGAGCGCGGCACGCAGGCCCCTTTCGACGCCCCTTCTCGACGCATCCGCTGTAGAAAAGAGTGAGCGCATGGAGCCCGAGCCCGTCGTCCCCGAGCACGACACGCTGGAGGACAGCGCTTCCCCTGTTCACCCGGGCGGATGCGCCAGCCCCCAAGCGGAGACCGCGATCGTCCCGCCGTCGGGGCCCCTCGTTTCGGGACTCACCGCCGAGCACGCCATCGACGTCACGCCGGGCACGGTGATCGCTGGGAAGTACCGGGTCGAGCGGCTGCTCGGCAAGGGCGGCATGGGCCAGGTCGTCGCCGCGGAGCACCTGGAGCTGCGCGAGCGGGTGGCGTTGAAGCTGCTCCTCCCCGAGTGTCTCGAGAGCGGTCAGGCGCTCGCCAGGTTCCTGCACGAGGCCCGCGCCGCCGCGAAGATCAAGGGCGAGCACGTGGCCCGGGTCCTCGACGCCGGCAAGCTCGACACGGGCGTCCCTTACATCGTCATGGAGTACCTCGACGGGCAGGACCTCGCCGCCGTGCTCGTCAGCGAGGGGAAGATGCCCGTGCGCGACGCCGTCGAGCTGGTGCTCCAGGTCTGCGAGGCGATCGCCGAGGCGCACACCGTCGGCGTCGTTCACCGGGATCTCAAGCCGTCGAACCTCTTCCTCACCCGCCGCCCCGACGGGTCGGCCATGGTCAAGGTTCTCGACTTCGGCATCTCGAAGACGATCCGCCGAGACGGCGAGGAGGCTCCGGTGAGCCTGCACATGACCCGCACCCGGCAGGTGCTGGGGTCACCGCTTTACATGTCCCCCGAGCAGCTCACCTCGGCGCGGAGCGTCGGCCCGACGGCGGACATCTGGTCGCTCGGCGCAATCCTCTTCGAACTGGTGACCGGCGCGCCCCCCTTTGCTGCACCTACCATGTCCGAGCTGCGGCAGCAGATCCTGTTCGAACCTGCGCCGTCGCTGCGCTTGCAGCGCCCCGACGCCCCTC is part of the Chondromyces crocatus genome and encodes:
- a CDS encoding pyridoxal phosphate-dependent decarboxylase family protein, with the protein product MTDASRLHEAQRGLGDMSPADFRDAGARVVDQVASYLARLETLPILPPIQPGDIRRQFPSGPPLAPEPIEQILDDYSRLIEPNITHWQHPGFMAYFASVASGPGILGEWLAAGLNSNVMFWRNAPASTEVEEVTVDWLRQLFGLPAVFDGMFTDTASVSSLLAVVAARHAVPGLDARDEGLAGRPELGRLRIYCSTETHSSVEKAAIVAGVGRAGVRRVPVDDDFRMRPELLAEAIREDRAAGWLPFCVVATIGTTSSTSIDPVPAIAAICREERLWLHVDAAYGGAAAVVPEMRPLFEGWELADSIVVNPHKWLFTPFDASLLLFRSPEVFRDAFSLVPEYLRVKREGEAHDYHEYGIQLGRRFRALKLWMLIRYFGADGLAARVREHCRMAQELSGWVDAEPGFERVAPTPFSTVCLRHVPAELAGREEDADAQQKIDALNEAILERVNRSGQIFLSHTRLRGRYTIRVTLGNPRQTMEHVHRCWTLLKEAASSASSG
- a CDS encoding serine/threonine-protein kinase, with translation MEPEPVVPEHDTLEDSASPVHPGGCASPQAETAIVPPSGPLVSGLTAEHAIDVTPGTVIAGKYRVERLLGKGGMGQVVAAEHLELRERVALKLLLPECLESGQALARFLHEARAAAKIKGEHVARVLDAGKLDTGVPYIVMEYLDGQDLAAVLVSEGKMPVRDAVELVLQVCEAIAEAHTVGVVHRDLKPSNLFLTRRPDGSAMVKVLDFGISKTIRRDGEEAPVSLHMTRTRQVLGSPLYMSPEQLTSARSVGPTADIWSLGAILFELVTGAPPFAAPTMSELRQQILFEPAPSLRLQRPDAPRRLEKIIHRCMEKDPANRYADVAALTRDLRALAPPRARPSIDRVHAIYRNAGMSEADLGIAPVGRRRGIFVAVAAGSLVAGIIAAFAWSGLTTKPSEAPAPALESADHADSADRVEVGEVPAPPSPLEPSAQPSALALPAKAADISPATKSPEARSAATSGPAPAPTLGAGLPAAIGRPAAPVVPSTVAPSAARASEPNSPPSPSASTPFLYNKAPLKKW